The following proteins are encoded in a genomic region of Glycine max cultivar Williams 82 chromosome 18, Glycine_max_v4.0, whole genome shotgun sequence:
- the LOC102666879 gene encoding F-box/kelch-repeat protein At3g06240 yields the protein MKNHTQTLPLDLIELILLKLPVKSVTRFKCVCKSWLSLISDPQFGFSHFDLALAAPSHRLLLRSNEFSVHSIDMDFGAVHFTLPPPSPPLADYASLFTPAFHQHWIDFHRKHWMLGSCRGLVLLNYRNSSELVLWNPSIGVYKRLPFSDEYDLINGYLYGFGYDISTDDYLLILICLGAYALFFSFKTNSWSRVDLHARYVDPDSEFQAGTLFSGAFHWLVFSNCIVEHDDLPFSFEEYVPFIIAFDLTQRSFTEIPLFDHFTEEKLEIYSLRVMGGCLCVCCSVQGSEMTEIWVMNEYKVHSSWTKTIVIPISNRFSPIFITKEGGIFGSNSTGMLEKRNGKGELLEHFIDNECQGFNCANLQSALYTESLLPLPVSLVGPSADDQQ from the coding sequence ATGAAGAACCACACTCAGACTCTTCCTCTCGATTTGATAGAgctaattctcctgaaattgcCGGTGAAATCTGTTACGCGTTTCAAGTGTGTCTGTAAATCATGGCTCTCTCTGATTTCCGACCCCCAATTTGGCTTTTCCCATTTTGACCTAGCTCTCGCTGCACCCTCTCATCGACTCCTTCTCAGATCAAATGAATTCTCCGTTCATTCCATTGATATGGATTTCGGTGCAGTGCATTTCACTCTCCCTCCTCCATCTCCCCCACTTGCCGATTATGCATCTTTGTTTACTCCTGCTTTTCATCAACATTGGATTGATTTTCATAGAAAACATTGGATGTTGGGCTCATGCAGAGGCCTCGTACTTTTAAACTACCGGAATAGCAGTGAACTCGTTCTATGGAATCCATCAATTGGTGTATACAAACGGTTACCTTTCTCTGACGAATATGACTTAATCAATGGATACCTATATGGTTTTGGCTATGACATATCAACAGATGACTACTTGCTTATTCTGATTTGTTTAGGTGCATATGCTCTATTTTTCTCCTTCAAAACCAATTCCTGGAGCAGAGTCGATCTTCATGCTCGATATGTGGATCCTGACAGTGAATTCCAAGCTGGGACTCTCTTCAGTGGGGCTTTTCATTGGTTGGTTTTCTCTAACTGTATTGTTGAACATGATGatcttcctttctcttttgaagAATATGTACCTTTCATCATTGCCTTTGATCTCACACAAAGGAGTTTTACGGAGATTCCTCTCTTTGATCATTTTACTGAGGAAAAACTTGAAATTTATAGTCTGAGGGTAATGGGAGGATGTCTCTGTGTGTGTTGCTCCGTCCAAGGAAGTGAAATGACCGAGATATGGGTGATGAATGAATATAAAGTGCATTCATCTTGGACTAAGACCATTGTTATCCCTATTTCTAATCGCTTTTCCCCAATATTCATCACTAAAGAAGGTGGAATTTTCGGATCAAATAGCACTGGAATGTTAGAGAAGCGTAATGGCAAAGGGGAGCTGCTTGAGCATTTCATTGATAATGAATGTCAAGGTTTCAACTGTGCCAATCTACAGTCTGCTTTGTATACAGAGAGTCTACTGCCACTCCCAGTGTCATTGGTGGGACCAAGTGCAGATGACCAACAGTAA
- the LOC102663745 gene encoding F-box/kelch-repeat protein At3g23880, translating to MKNDTQTLPLELIIEILMRLPVRSVLGFKCVCKSWFSLISDPQFGISHFDLAASPTHRLLQRCNHFYAESIDTEAPLKKYSSAVHFLLPPPSPPHHGEYDNYADYQDKHEILGSCRGLVLLYYKRYCDLILWNPSIGAHKRSPNFAYDITFQFLYGFGYDPSTDEYLLMMIGLYESGNYKYDNGNESEDHECKGNYQIFSFKTDSWYIDDVFVPYKDLGDKFRAGSLFDETLHWLVFSEDKKIPVILAFDLILRSFSEIPLFDHFTMEKYEIYSLRVMGGCLCVCCLVQGYENAEIWVMKEYKVQSSWTKSIVIPTSGFSPLRITKDGGILGSNTCGRLEKLNYKGELHEHLNYGGGQWLYSANLQSAVYRESLLSLPSVVRVPSKDDHGKTSEDDQQ from the coding sequence ATGAAGAACGACACTCAGACTCTCCCTCTGGAGTTGATCATAGAAATTCTGATGAGATTGCCAGTGAGATCTGTTTTGGGTTTCAAGTGTGTCTGTAAATCATGGTTTTCTCTTATTTCCGATCCCCAATTCGGTATTTCACATTTTGATCTGGCTGCCTCACCCACCCACCGACTTCTTCAGAGATGTAATCATTTTTACGCTGAATCCATTGACACAGAGGCACCACTTAAGAAATATTCTAGTGCAGTGCATTTCCTTCTCCCCCCTCCATCACCCCCACACCATGGTGAATACGACAATTACGCTGATTATCAGGATAAACATGAGATCTTGGGATCATGCAGAGGCCTCGTACTTTTATACTATAAGAGATACTGTGATCTCATTCTATGGAATCCATCAATAGGTGCCCACAAACGATCACCAAACTTTGCATATGATATAACCTTTCAATTTCTATATGGCTTTGGGTATGACCCATCAACAGATGAGTACCTGCTAATGATGATTGGATTGTATGAGTCTGGAAATTACAAGTATGATAATGGTAACGAGTCTGAAGATCATGAATGCAAAGGTAACTATCagattttctctttcaaaactGATTCCTGGTATATCGATGATGTCTTTGTTCCATACAAGGATCTTGGTGATAAATTCAGAGCCGGGTCACTCTTCGATGAGACTCTTCACTGGTTGGTTTTCTCCGAGGATAAAAAGATTCCTGTCATTCTAGCCTTTGATCTGATACTAAGGAGTTTCTCAGAGATTCCTCTATTTGATCATTTTACTATGGAGAAATATGAAATTTACAGTTTGAGGGTGATGGGAGGATGTCTCTGCGTGTGTTGCTTGGTCCAAGGCTATGAAAATGCTGAAATATGGGTGATGAAAGAATATAAAGTGCAGTCATCTTGGACTAAATCCATTGTTATCCCTACTAGCGGATTTTCCCCGCTACGCATCACCAAAGATGGTGGAATTCTTGGATCAAATACCTGTGGAAGATTAGAGAAACTTAATTACAAAGGAGAGCTGCATGAGCATCTCAATTATGGTGGAGGTCAATGGTTGTACTCTGCCAATCTACAGTCTGCTGTGTATAGAGAGAGTCTACTCTCACTCCCCAGTGTTGTTCGGGTACCAAGTAAAGATGATCATGGGAAAACAAGTGAAGATGACCAACAATAA
- the LOC100792118 gene encoding pentatricopeptide repeat-containing protein At3g46790, chloroplastic translates to MWVLQIPQIVRHAPSQSHLCYNSHVSSRVPVSFVSLNPSANLMNDIKGNNNQLIQSLCKGGNLKQAIHLLCCEPNPTQRTFEHLICSCAQQNSLSDGLDVHRRLVSSGFDQDPFLATKLINMYYELGSIDRARKVFDETRERTIYVWNALFRALAMVGCGKELLDLYVQMNWIGIPSDRFTYTFVLKACVVSELSVSPLQKGKEIHAHILRHGYEANIHVMTTLLDVYAKFGSVSYANSVFCAMPTKNFVSWSAMIACFAKNEMPMKALELFQLMMLEAHDSVPNSVTMVNVLQACAGLAALEQGKLIHGYILRRGLDSILPVLNALITMYGRCGEILMGQRVFDNMKNRDVVSWNSLISIYGMHGFGKKAIQIFENMIHQGSSPSYISFITVLGACSHAGLVEEGKILFESMLSKYRIHPGMEHYACMVDLLGRANRLDEAIKLIEDMHFEPGPTVWGSLLGSCRIHCNVELAERASTLLFELEPRNAGNYVLLADIYAEAKMWSEAKSVMKLLEARGLQKLPGCSWIEVKRKVYSFVSVDEHNPQIEEIHALLVKLSNEMKAQGYVPQTNVVLYDLDEEEKERIVLGHSEKLAVAFGLINTVKGETIRIRKNLRLCEDCHAVTKFISKFANREILVRDVNRFHHFKDGVCSCGDYW, encoded by the coding sequence ATGTGGGTGCTTCAGATTCCCCAAATTGTTAGACATGCTCCATCTCAAAGTCACCTCTGTTACAATTCCCATGTCTCGTCAAGAGTGCCGGTTTCTTTTGTTTCGTTGAACCCTTCAGCCAATCTCATGAATGACATAAAGGGCAACAACAACCAACTGATACAATCATTATGCAAAGGGGGGAACCTTAAGCAGGCTATTCATCTCCTGTGTTGTGAGCCCAATCCAACTCAGCGGACTTTTGAGCATTTAATTTGTTCTTGTGCACAGCAGAACTCACTCTCCGATGGCCTTGATGTTCATCGCCGCCTTGTCAGTAGTGGTTTTGACCAAGACCCTTTTTTAGCTACTAAACTAATCAATATGTACTATGAGCTTGGGTCTATCGACCGTGCTCGCAAGGTATTTGATGAAACTCGGGAAAGAACCATATATGTCTGGAATGCACTCTTCCGAGCGCTGGCAATGGTGGGTTGTGGTAAGGAACTGCTAGATTTGTATGTTCAGATGAATTGGATTGGGATCCCATCGGATAGGTTCACATATACATTTGTCCTTAAGGCTTGTGTTGTTTCAGAGCTGTCAGTCTCCCCTCTCCAGAAGGGTAAGGAGATTCATGCCCATATTCTGCGACATGGCTATGAAGCAAATATTCATGTTATGACAACTCTGTTAGATGTATACGCTAAGTTTGGCAGTGTGTCATATGCAAATTCTGTGTTTTGTGCAATGCCTACCAAGAACTTTGTCTCATGGAGTGCTATGATTGCATGCTTTGCAAAGAATGAAATGCCTATGAAAGCACTGGAACTGTTTCAGTTAATGATGCTTGAGGCACATGATTCAGTTCCAAATTCAGTTACAATGGTTAACGTGCTTCAAGCCTGTGCAGGTCTTGCTGCATTGGAACAAGGGAAGTTGATTCATGGCTATATCCTTAGAAGGGGACTTGATTCTATACTGCCAGTTCTTAATGCCCTTATAACAATGTATGGAAGATGTGGTGAGATTTTGATGGGACAAAGAGTTTTTGATAACATGAAGAATCGTGATGTTGTTTCATGGAATTCTTTGATTTCTATTTATGGTATGCATGGTTTTGGAAAGAAAGCAATccaaatttttgaaaacatgattcaccaAGGAAGTTCACCGAGTTATATATCATTCATTACTGTTCTGGGTGCTTGCAGTCATGCAGGCCTTGTTGAGGAGGGAAAGATTTTGTTTGAATCCATGCTTAGTAAGTACAGGATCCATCCAGGTATGGAGCATTATGCTTGTATGGTGGATCTTCTTGGCCGAGCTAACAGGTTAGATGAAGCAATAAAACTAATAGAAGATATGCATTTTGAACCTGGCCCTACGGTTTGGGGTTCCCTTCTTGGATCTTGTAGGATTCACTGTAATGTTGAACTTGCGGAGAGAGCAAGCACTTTGCTTTTTGAGTTGGAGCCAAGGAATGCTGGTAATTATGTGCTTTTAGCAGATATTTATGCAGAAGCTAAGATGTGGAGTGAAGCAAAGAGTGTGATGAAGCTATTGGAAGCTCGTGGCCTGCAAAAGCTACCAGGTTGCAGCTGGATTGAAGTGAAAAGGAAGGTATACTCATTTGTCTCTGTTGATGAGCATAACCCACAAATTGAAGAAATTCATGCTTTGCTAGTTAAATTGTCAAATGAGATGAAGGCACAGGGTTATGTCCCACAAACGAACGTTGTTCTCTATGATCTTgacgaagaagagaaagaaagaattgtATTGGGACATAGCGAAAAGCTTGCAGTTGCTTTTGGACTCATTAATACTGTAAAAGGTGAAACCATAAGGATCAGAAAAAACTTGAGATTATGTGAAGACTGTCATGccgttacaaaatttatttctaaatttgcTAATAGAGAGATTCTTGTTAGAGATGTGAATCGCTTCCATCATTTTAAAGATGGAGTTTGTTCCTGTGGTGACTATTGGTAG
- the LOC100791592 gene encoding F-box/kelch-repeat protein At3g23880 isoform X1, producing the protein MAQDKKERKRSMKKKQNQSLTTLPQELIREILLRLPVKSLLRFKCVCKSFLSLISDPQFVISHYALAASPTHRLILRSHDFYAQSIATESVFKTCSRDVVYFPLPLPSIPCLRLDDFGIRPKILGSCRGLVLLYYDDSANLILWNPSLGRHKRLPNYRDDITSFPYGFGYDESKDEYLLILIGLPKFGPETGADIYSFKTESWKTDTIVYDPLVRYKAEDRIARAGSLLNGALHWFVFSESKEDHVIIAFDLVERTLSEIPLPLADRSTVQKDAVYGLRIMGGCLSVCCSSCGMTEIWVMKEYKVRSSWTMTFLIHTSNRISPICTIKDGEILGSNCAGTGRLEKRNDKGELLEHFMDTKGQRFSCANLQAAMYTESLLPLPTSFWETSEED; encoded by the coding sequence ATGGCCCAAGACAAAAAGGAGCGTAAAAGGAGCATGAAGAAGAAGCAGAACCAATCTCTGACAACTCTGCCTCAGGAATTGATCAGAGAAATTCTTCTGAGATTACCGGTGAAATCTCTTCTGCGTTTCAAGTGCGTCTGTAAGTCGTTTCTGTCTCTGATTTCGGATCCCCAATTTGTGATTTCCCATTATGCCCTAGCTGCCTCGCCCACCCATAGATTAATTCTTAGATCACATGATTTTTATGCTCAATCCATCGCCACGGAATCAGTGTTCAAAACCTGTAGCCGAGACGTGGTTTATTTCCCTCTCCCTCTTCCATCAATTCCATGCCTTCGCCTTGACGATTTTGGCATTCGACCCAAGATTTTGGGTTCATGCAGAGGCCTTGTACTTCTATACTATGACGACAGCGCAAATCTCATTCTGTGGAATCCGTCCCTTGGCCGTCACAAACGATTGCCAAACTACAGGGATGACATAACTTCATTCCCATATGGTTTTGGCTATGACGAATCAAAAGATGAGTACTTGCTGATTCTAATTGGATTGCCCAAGTTTGGACCTGAAACTGGAGCTGACATCTACTCCTTCAAAACCGAGTCTTGGAAAACAGACACTATTGTTTATGATCCATTAGTTAGGTATAAGGCTGAGGATAGAATAGCCAGAGCAGGGTCGCTCCTCAATGGGGCTCTTCATTGGTTTGTTTTCTCGGAGAGCAAAGAGGATCATGTGATTATCGCCTTTGATCTCGTGGAAAGGACTCTATCGGAGATTCCTCTTCCTCTCGCTGATCGTTCTACTGTGCAAAAAGATGCAGTTTATGGTCTGAGAATAATGGGAGGGTGTCTCAGTGTGTGTTGCTCCAGCTGTGGAATGACTGAGATATGGGTGATGAAGGAATATAAAGTGCGGTCATCTTGGACTATGACCTTTCTTATCCATACTTCTAATCGGATTTCCCCAATATGCACAATCAAAGATGGTGAGATTTTAGGATCAAATTGCGCGGGAACTGGAAGATTAGAGAAACGCAATGACAAAGGAGAGCTGCTTGAGCATTTCATGGACACCAAAGGTCAACGGTTCAGCTGTGCCAATCTACAGGCTGCTATGTATACAGAGAGTCTACTGCCACTCCCAACGTCATTTTGGGAAACAAGTGAAGAGGACTAA
- the LOC100791592 gene encoding F-box/kelch-repeat protein At3g23880 isoform X2: MAQDKKERKRSMKKKQNQSLTTLPQELIREILLRLPVKSLLRFKCVLFKTCSRDVVYFPLPLPSIPCLRLDDFGIRPKILGSCRGLVLLYYDDSANLILWNPSLGRHKRLPNYRDDITSFPYGFGYDESKDEYLLILIGLPKFGPETGADIYSFKTESWKTDTIVYDPLVRYKAEDRIARAGSLLNGALHWFVFSESKEDHVIIAFDLVERTLSEIPLPLADRSTVQKDAVYGLRIMGGCLSVCCSSCGMTEIWVMKEYKVRSSWTMTFLIHTSNRISPICTIKDGEILGSNCAGTGRLEKRNDKGELLEHFMDTKGQRFSCANLQAAMYTESLLPLPTSFWETSEED; the protein is encoded by the exons ATGGCCCAAGACAAAAAGGAGCGTAAAAGGAGCATGAAGAAGAAGCAGAACCAATCTCTGACAACTCTGCCTCAGGAATTGATCAGAGAAATTCTTCTGAGATTACCGGTGAAATCTCTTCTGCGTTTCAAGTGCGTCT TGTTCAAAACCTGTAGCCGAGACGTGGTTTATTTCCCTCTCCCTCTTCCATCAATTCCATGCCTTCGCCTTGACGATTTTGGCATTCGACCCAAGATTTTGGGTTCATGCAGAGGCCTTGTACTTCTATACTATGACGACAGCGCAAATCTCATTCTGTGGAATCCGTCCCTTGGCCGTCACAAACGATTGCCAAACTACAGGGATGACATAACTTCATTCCCATATGGTTTTGGCTATGACGAATCAAAAGATGAGTACTTGCTGATTCTAATTGGATTGCCCAAGTTTGGACCTGAAACTGGAGCTGACATCTACTCCTTCAAAACCGAGTCTTGGAAAACAGACACTATTGTTTATGATCCATTAGTTAGGTATAAGGCTGAGGATAGAATAGCCAGAGCAGGGTCGCTCCTCAATGGGGCTCTTCATTGGTTTGTTTTCTCGGAGAGCAAAGAGGATCATGTGATTATCGCCTTTGATCTCGTGGAAAGGACTCTATCGGAGATTCCTCTTCCTCTCGCTGATCGTTCTACTGTGCAAAAAGATGCAGTTTATGGTCTGAGAATAATGGGAGGGTGTCTCAGTGTGTGTTGCTCCAGCTGTGGAATGACTGAGATATGGGTGATGAAGGAATATAAAGTGCGGTCATCTTGGACTATGACCTTTCTTATCCATACTTCTAATCGGATTTCCCCAATATGCACAATCAAAGATGGTGAGATTTTAGGATCAAATTGCGCGGGAACTGGAAGATTAGAGAAACGCAATGACAAAGGAGAGCTGCTTGAGCATTTCATGGACACCAAAGGTCAACGGTTCAGCTGTGCCAATCTACAGGCTGCTATGTATACAGAGAGTCTACTGCCACTCCCAACGTCATTTTGGGAAACAAGTGAAGAGGACTAA